One region of Candidatus Omnitrophota bacterium genomic DNA includes:
- the corA gene encoding magnesium/cobalt transporter CorA: MPKLIKKLSKAAGLAPGTLVHIGDKREGEVKITVIDYSETQFQEKVAKEAQECFSFKDTPTVTWINIDGIHRIDVIEKIGECFQLHPLTLEDIVNTGQRPKLEDFDNYIFIVLKMLYVDEKDKDIRAEQVSLIVGTNFVISFQEKEGDCFNQIRERIRHAKGRIRKMGADYLAYSLLDAVVDGYYAILERIGENIESMEGRALTNPVPKTLQAIHDLKSDVIFLRKSIFPLREVVNRLERTESKLIKKQTGVFLRDVYDHAIQVIDVIETFRDMSSSMLDIYLSSVSNKMNEVMKVLTIIATIFIPITFIAGVYGMNFQYMPELSWRWGYFGVLAVMFLSGAYMLIYFKRKKWL; the protein is encoded by the coding sequence ATGCCAAAACTTATTAAGAAATTGTCAAAAGCCGCCGGTCTTGCGCCAGGGACTTTAGTTCATATAGGCGATAAGAGGGAAGGAGAAGTGAAAATTACAGTTATTGACTATAGCGAGACACAGTTTCAAGAGAAGGTGGCCAAGGAAGCGCAAGAATGCTTTTCTTTTAAGGACACTCCTACAGTCACTTGGATTAATATAGATGGAATACATAGGATTGATGTTATAGAGAAAATCGGAGAGTGCTTTCAGCTGCACCCTCTTACTTTAGAGGATATCGTAAATACTGGTCAGCGTCCAAAACTAGAAGACTTTGATAATTATATATTCATTGTATTAAAGATGCTTTATGTCGACGAAAAAGACAAAGATATAAGGGCAGAACAAGTAAGTTTAATTGTCGGAACCAACTTTGTAATTTCTTTTCAGGAGAAAGAGGGGGATTGTTTCAACCAAATAAGGGAAAGGATACGTCATGCCAAGGGGCGTATACGCAAGATGGGCGCAGATTACCTTGCTTATAGCTTACTTGATGCAGTAGTTGATGGCTATTATGCTATCTTAGAGAGAATAGGCGAAAATATTGAGTCAATGGAAGGCAGGGCGTTGACTAACCCCGTACCTAAGACCTTGCAGGCAATTCACGATTTAAAAAGCGATGTCATATTCTTGCGTAAATCAATTTTTCCTTTAAGGGAAGTGGTTAACAGATTGGAAAGGACAGAGTCTAAACTAATTAAAAAGCAGACTGGCGTTTTTTTAAGGGATGTATATGACCATGCAATTCAGGTTATTGATGTAATAGAAACATTCAGAGATATGAGCTCAAGCATGCTGGATATTTATTTATCAAGCGTGAGTAATAAAATGAATGAGGTAATGAAGGTCCTGACTATTATCGCCACTATATTTATTCCAATTACTTTTATTGCCGGAGTTTATGGAATGAATTTTCAATATATGCCAGAGTTAAGTTGGAGATGGGGATATTTTGGCGTATTAGCTGTTATGTTTTTAAGCGGCGCTTACATGTTAATTTACTTTAAAAGAAAAAAGTGGTTATAA
- the serS gene encoding serine--tRNA ligase: MLDIKFIRSNPDIIKKAIKNRGMKLDIDVLLKADETRRDRIQKLDSLRQKKNEANNEITALLKQKKDPKGKIKKMKVVAEEISKLEAQTREINGKLKGLLLNVPNIPHESLPVGDAKKNKVVRSWGKIEKFDFKPLTHLQIVEHLDIIDFNRAAKISGSNFILYKKDGARLERALINFMLDLHTKEGGYTEIFPPFLVNRAAMTGTGQLPKLEEDMYHLKDDDLFLIPTAEVPVTNMHRDEVLKEADLPIYYTAYTACFRREAGSYGKDTKGLTRVHQFNKVEMVKFVKPEDSYGELEKLVLDAEKVLQLLGLPYRLVLLSTQDLSFAATKCYDLEAYAKGSDTYLEVSSCSNFTDFQARRANIQYRRTSDKKLSYVHTLNGSGIATARTMIAILENYQQADGSIKIPEALIPYMDGKTRISK, encoded by the coding sequence ATGTTAGATATAAAATTTATCAGAAGTAATCCAGACATAATTAAAAAGGCGATAAAAAATCGCGGCATGAAGCTAGATATTGATGTTTTGCTTAAAGCGGATGAGACACGCAGGGATAGAATACAAAAACTCGATAGTTTGCGTCAGAAAAAAAATGAAGCAAATAATGAGATAACAGCTCTTTTGAAACAAAAGAAAGACCCCAAGGGAAAAATTAAAAAAATGAAGGTCGTAGCAGAAGAGATTAGCAAATTAGAGGCGCAGACAAGAGAGATTAATGGTAAATTAAAAGGGCTACTTTTAAATGTCCCCAATATCCCCCATGAATCCTTGCCTGTTGGAGATGCCAAGAAGAATAAGGTTGTTCGCAGCTGGGGTAAGATCGAAAAATTTGATTTTAAGCCATTGACTCATTTGCAAATTGTTGAGCATCTGGATATTATTGATTTTAATCGAGCAGCAAAGATTTCCGGTTCAAACTTTATCCTCTATAAAAAGGATGGCGCAAGGCTTGAACGTGCCCTGATTAATTTTATGCTTGATTTACACACTAAGGAAGGCGGCTACACTGAAATTTTTCCGCCATTTCTTGTTAACCGGGCTGCAATGACTGGCACAGGCCAGCTTCCAAAATTAGAAGAAGATATGTATCATCTAAAAGATGATGATTTATTCCTTATCCCTACGGCAGAAGTACCGGTTACAAACATGCATAGAGATGAGGTGTTGAAAGAGGCTGATTTACCGATTTATTATACAGCTTACACTGCTTGTTTCCGGCGCGAGGCAGGTTCATACGGCAAAGATACAAAAGGGCTTACACGCGTTCATCAATTCAATAAGGTAGAAATGGTCAAATTTGTAAAGCCAGAAGATTCTTACGGTGAGCTAGAAAAACTGGTTCTTGATGCAGAGAAGGTCTTGCAATTATTAGGCCTACCTTATAGATTGGTCTTGCTTTCAACACAGGATTTAAGCTTTGCCGCAACTAAATGCTATGATCTTGAGGCCTATGCAAAGGGGAGCGATACATACTTAGAGGTATCAAGTTGTTCTAATTTTACAGATTTTCAGGCCAGGAGAGCCAATATTCAGTATAGACGGACCTCTGATAAGAAGTTATCCTATGTACACACTCTCAATGGCTCTGGTATTGCCACAGCCAGGACAATGATTGCAATTTTAGAAAATTACCAGCAGGCTGACGGCTCAATCAAGATTCCGGAAGCCTTAATCCCTTATATGGATGGGAAGACAAGAATTAGCAAATAA
- a CDS encoding RtcB family protein — MGGKTWQGPIEKIDDYCWRIPKSYKFGMRVPGIIYADEKLIKDIRNDQAAEQVANVAFLPGIVKASLAMPDIHWGYGFPIGGVAATDIEADGVISPGGVGFDINCGVRLLRSNFTFEDIKSKLETLVIALFQNVPSGVGSKGQIRVSQREERQILVKGARWAVEEGFGSDEDLAHTEERGEMTGADPDMISERAFERGKAQSGTLGSGNHFMEIQMIDEIYDDTIANRLNLFKGQITLMIHSGSRGFGYQVCDDYIKRLMPALNKYNIKVPDRQLVCAPVNSVEGRSYLAAMKCAANYAWANRQCLMYLARGVFERVFNKSYASMGMNLIYDVAHNIAKIETHKVNGKDRELCVHRKGATRAFGPGHPALTSDYKDMGQPVIIPGDMGRNSYLLVGTAKAMDETFGSSCHGAGRLKSRHEAKRNYNASELVQELKKKGIVVMASSRGTIAEEAPGAYKDVNDVVDVVHRAGIAKKVCRMRPLGVIKG, encoded by the coding sequence ATGGGTGGCAAAACCTGGCAAGGCCCGATAGAAAAAATTGATGATTACTGCTGGCGTATACCAAAGAGTTATAAGTTTGGTATGCGTGTGCCGGGCATTATTTATGCTGATGAAAAGCTAATCAAAGATATTCGCAATGATCAGGCAGCAGAACAGGTTGCTAACGTTGCCTTTCTGCCGGGGATTGTTAAGGCCTCACTTGCTATGCCTGATATCCACTGGGGATATGGGTTTCCAATTGGCGGTGTAGCAGCGACAGATATTGAGGCAGATGGAGTTATTTCGCCTGGCGGCGTAGGTTTTGACATCAACTGCGGCGTCAGATTATTGCGCTCAAATTTCACTTTTGAAGATATAAAAAGTAAATTAGAGACGTTAGTAATTGCTCTTTTCCAAAATGTACCTTCTGGGGTTGGTTCAAAAGGTCAGATTCGAGTCAGCCAAAGAGAGGAAAGGCAGATTCTAGTTAAGGGTGCGCGCTGGGCAGTGGAGGAGGGATTTGGCAGCGATGAGGATTTAGCTCACACAGAGGAAAGAGGCGAGATGACTGGCGCTGATCCGGATATGATTTCAGAGAGGGCCTTTGAAAGAGGTAAGGCACAGTCCGGTACTTTGGGCTCTGGAAATCATTTTATGGAAATCCAGATGATTGATGAGATTTATGATGATACAATAGCTAATAGACTAAATCTCTTTAAGGGCCAGATTACTTTAATGATTCATTCTGGCTCACGTGGTTTTGGCTATCAGGTCTGTGATGATTACATAAAGAGATTAATGCCCGCGTTAAACAAATACAATATAAAAGTTCCTGATAGACAACTAGTTTGTGCACCGGTTAATTCTGTGGAAGGAAGGTCATACTTGGCAGCTATGAAATGTGCGGCAAATTACGCTTGGGCAAACAGGCAGTGCCTTATGTATTTGGCGCGAGGGGTATTTGAAAGAGTGTTTAATAAGTCATATGCTTCGATGGGCATGAACTTAATCTATGATGTTGCCCACAATATTGCTAAGATTGAAACCCATAAGGTTAATGGTAAAGATAGGGAACTCTGCGTTCATCGAAAAGGAGCAACGCGTGCCTTTGGGCCAGGTCATCCTGCATTAACCAGTGATTATAAAGACATGGGTCAGCCAGTTATAATCCCAGGAGACATGGGCAGGAATTCATACTTGTTGGTTGGTACGGCGAAGGCAATGGACGAAACATTTGGCAGTTCATGTCACGGGGCTGGCCGTCTTAAAAGCAGGCATGAGGCAAAAAGGAATTATAATGCTTCTGAATTGGTTCAGGAGTTAAAGAAAAAAGGCATTGTTGTAATGGCTTCCAGTCGCGGCACAATTGCAGAAGAGGCGCCGGGAGCATATAAAGATGTTAATGATGTTGTAGATGTAGTGCATAGGGCTGGCATTGCCAAGAAGGTATGCAGAATGCGGCCGTTAGGCGTTATAAAGGGGTAA
- a CDS encoding archease codes for MKKYEIIEHTADIGIKAYGEDLKGLFSNAAVGMFDIIVGKKRDSTGKSQKFEIEKQAESVEDLLVEWLGELLFLSSIKNIVFETFNIEELDQRHIKAVAVGTDLGNYSIETEIKAVTYHMLEVVKKDNCWQAQLIFDI; via the coding sequence GTGAAAAAATACGAAATTATCGAGCACACTGCTGATATTGGCATTAAGGCATATGGAGAAGACCTGAAAGGGTTATTTTCCAATGCTGCAGTTGGGATGTTTGATATTATAGTTGGTAAGAAACGAGACTCGACAGGCAAAAGCCAAAAATTTGAGATAGAGAAGCAAGCAGAGAGCGTTGAGGATCTTTTAGTTGAGTGGTTGGGAGAGTTGTTATTCTTATCCTCTATCAAGAATATAGTTTTTGAAACATTTAATATAGAAGAATTAGACCAAAGGCATATAAAGGCTGTTGCTGTCGGAACCGATTTAGGAAATTATTCGATAGAGACTGAAATTAAAGCAGTTACCTATCATATGCTGGAAGTAGTTAAAAAAGATAATTGTTGGCAGGCGCAGCTGATTTTTGACATATAA
- a CDS encoding 4Fe-4S binding protein — MKKSQWIMMWFLPLIVIGGLFVPILGYLVVAMMVFFLTLSFFKGRYWCWNLCPRGAFLDIVLSKISLKRPLPKIFLKQWFRYSLFILFMSFLIFRLIRAGQNPILIGSVFVLMCLLTTVIAIILGIITRHRGWCAICPMGFLQERIGKASSLKIKK; from the coding sequence ATGAAAAAGAGCCAGTGGATAATGATGTGGTTTTTGCCGCTTATCGTAATAGGAGGACTATTTGTTCCTATCCTGGGCTATCTTGTTGTTGCGATGATGGTATTTTTTCTTACGTTATCCTTTTTTAAAGGCCGTTACTGGTGCTGGAATCTATGCCCGCGGGGAGCTTTTTTGGATATTGTTCTATCCAAGATTAGCCTAAAAAGACCTTTGCCTAAGATATTCCTGAAGCAGTGGTTTCGTTATTCTTTGTTTATCTTGTTTATGAGTTTTCTGATATTTCGTCTCATTCGCGCAGGCCAAAATCCAATTCTTATTGGCTCGGTCTTTGTTTTGATGTGTTTGTTGACAACCGTTATTGCAATTATCCTAGGTATTATAACAAGGCATAGAGGCTGGTGTGCAATATGTCCTATGGGGTTCTTGCAGGAGAGGATAGGTAAGGCGTCTAGCTTGAAAATAAAGAAGTAG
- the lpxI gene encoding UDP-2,3-diacylglucosamine diphosphatase LpxI (LpxI, functionally equivalent to LpxH, replaces it in LPS biosynthesis in a minority of bacteria.) has protein sequence MSIEGSIGLIAGNGAFPLMFSSAAKTKGYKVFAAAVKGETKPGLKTIVDDMLWVEVGQFKKMVKFFKSKGINRAVMAGQISPRRLFDKRINWDEELRHLLANISNKKADTIFSAIADLLSRQSIELIDSTSFLNEKDLPQKGVLTARNPSREESDDINFGLDIAKRIAGLDIGQSVVIKDKCIIAVEAFEGTNATIRRAARLVGKGTVVVKVSRPNQDMRFDVPVIGPETIKLMKAVGATAIGIEAGRTVVIESEKAVNLANRFNIAITAV, from the coding sequence ATGTCGATAGAAGGCTCGATTGGTTTAATTGCTGGAAACGGAGCATTCCCTTTAATGTTTTCCTCTGCTGCCAAGACTAAGGGCTATAAAGTCTTTGCTGCGGCAGTTAAAGGGGAGACAAAGCCAGGATTAAAGACAATAGTTGATGATATGCTTTGGGTCGAGGTCGGGCAATTTAAGAAAATGGTAAAGTTCTTTAAATCAAAAGGCATAAATCGCGCTGTCATGGCAGGTCAGATTAGTCCACGTCGACTTTTTGATAAAAGGATTAACTGGGACGAGGAGTTAAGGCATCTGTTAGCTAATATCTCCAATAAGAAGGCAGATACTATATTTTCTGCTATTGCGGATTTACTCTCTAGGCAGTCAATAGAGTTGATAGATTCAACCTCTTTTTTGAATGAGAAAGATTTGCCTCAAAAAGGAGTCTTGACTGCAAGGAATCCTTCAAGAGAAGAATCAGATGATATTAATTTTGGATTAGATATTGCAAAGAGGATCGCAGGTTTAGATATAGGCCAGAGCGTTGTTATTAAGGACAAGTGTATTATTGCTGTTGAGGCCTTTGAAGGGACCAACGCTACAATAAGGCGTGCTGCTAGATTAGTTGGCAAGGGTACAGTTGTAGTAAAGGTAAGCAGGCCGAATCAGGATATGCGTTTTGATGTCCCTGTTATAGGGCCTGAAACAATAAAACTTATGAAGGCTGTTGGTGCGACTGCAATAGGGATTGAGGCAGGCAGGACCGTTGTCATCGAAAGCGAAAAGGCAGTCAATTTAGCCAATAGATTTAATATAGCAATAACTGCAGTTTAA
- the lpxA gene encoding acyl-ACP--UDP-N-acetylglucosamine O-acyltransferase, whose translation MDIHKTAIVDKQAQLTDDVEIGPYCFIGPDVKIASGSRIGAHAVIEGHTSIGKNCKIFTGACLGSIPQDLKYQGEKTYLEIGENNIFREYVTVNLGTESGSKTVIGKNNLLMAYSHVAHDCIVGDECIIANCGTLAGHVTIQDKAVIGGLVAVHQFVTVGRLSIIGGCSKVVQDIPPFSTCDGHPTRVYGINMVGLKRNGVSQEEIMQLKKSFKILFMSKLSFPHAIEKVKAQIRVSQSISYLIDFIKNSKRGVCR comes from the coding sequence ATGGACATTCATAAAACAGCAATAGTCGATAAACAGGCACAATTGACCGATGATGTTGAAATCGGCCCTTATTGCTTTATTGGTCCTGATGTTAAAATTGCAAGCGGTAGCAGAATCGGGGCGCATGCTGTTATTGAAGGTCATACGAGCATTGGCAAAAATTGCAAGATATTTACTGGTGCTTGTTTAGGCAGTATCCCTCAGGATTTAAAATATCAGGGAGAGAAGACCTACTTAGAGATTGGTGAGAATAATATATTTCGCGAATATGTCACTGTTAATTTGGGCACGGAAAGCGGTTCCAAGACAGTTATCGGTAAGAATAATCTGCTTATGGCTTATTCTCATGTTGCCCACGATTGTATCGTAGGTGATGAATGTATTATTGCTAATTGCGGAACGTTAGCAGGTCATGTCACTATTCAAGATAAGGCTGTTATTGGCGGCCTTGTTGCTGTACATCAGTTCGTTACAGTTGGAAGGCTATCTATAATTGGCGGTTGTTCAAAAGTTGTTCAGGATATTCCTCCTTTCTCAACCTGCGATGGTCATCCTACCCGCGTCTACGGAATAAATATGGTCGGCCTTAAGAGGAACGGAGTTAGTCAGGAAGAAATTATGCAGTTAAAAAAGTCGTTCAAGATACTGTTCATGTCAAAATTAAGCTTTCCTCATGCCATCGAAAAAGTTAAGGCTCAAATTCGCGTTAGTCAGAGTATATCCTATCTTATTGATTTCATAAAAAACTCTAAAAGAGGCGTATGTCGATAG
- the lpxC gene encoding UDP-3-O-acyl-N-acetylglucosamine deacetylase, which produces MQKTIKKEISLKGTGLHTGNLVKVRFKPAPINTGILFVRTELPNRPVIRADANYILSIDKNPRRTSIGQNGVEIHTIEHLMAVFSGLEIDNVIVEIDNNEIPGLDGSGTNFMQALQDAGVIVQEAPRKYFSVKEPIWIEEDEASLAVLPAGDFRISYTLSYPHDLLRAQCLDFVINPQVFQKEIAPSRTFCLEEEVDDLKRKGLGKGATYENTLVVGDKEVIKNKLRFADEFARHKIMDLIGDLSLLGSPIKGHIIAFKSGHPSNIKLLMRLKQQKDRYELGGVTSASSVKFQGSTLEAREIMQILPHRYPFLFVDRIVELEEGKRAVGIKNVTMNDNFFVGHFPGRPLMPGVLIVEAMAQTAGILMLYPQENRGKLAFFMAIDNVKFRKTVVPGDTLFLEVELGRIKKKTGQVHTKALVSGKVVAEADLMFALVEA; this is translated from the coding sequence ATGCAAAAAACAATAAAAAAAGAGATTAGTCTGAAAGGAACAGGTCTACATACGGGGAATTTAGTAAAGGTCAGGTTTAAGCCCGCACCTATAAATACTGGAATCTTGTTTGTTCGCACAGAGTTGCCAAATCGACCTGTAATTCGCGCAGATGCAAATTACATCTTATCCATTGACAAAAACCCGCGCAGAACAAGCATTGGTCAGAATGGAGTCGAGATACATACTATTGAGCATCTTATGGCAGTATTTTCTGGATTGGAAATCGATAATGTTATTGTAGAAATAGATAATAATGAGATTCCGGGCCTAGACGGTAGCGGGACTAATTTTATGCAGGCTTTGCAAGATGCGGGTGTAATTGTTCAGGAAGCACCTCGGAAATATTTTAGCGTAAAAGAGCCTATCTGGATCGAAGAGGATGAGGCCTCTCTTGCTGTTTTGCCTGCTGGCGATTTTCGCATTTCTTATACGTTAAGTTATCCGCATGACCTTTTAAGGGCACAGTGTCTTGATTTTGTTATAAATCCGCAAGTTTTTCAAAAGGAGATTGCGCCTTCGCGTACCTTCTGCTTGGAAGAAGAGGTAGATGATTTAAAACGCAAAGGCCTAGGAAAAGGTGCAACTTATGAAAATACATTGGTTGTGGGAGATAAAGAGGTAATCAAAAATAAACTGCGTTTTGCTGATGAGTTTGCGCGCCATAAGATTATGGACTTAATCGGTGATTTAAGTTTATTAGGTTCTCCTATAAAAGGACATATCATTGCTTTTAAAAGTGGCCACCCTTCGAATATAAAATTATTAATGCGTCTTAAGCAACAGAAGGATAGATACGAATTAGGAGGAGTTACTTCTGCATCCAGCGTTAAATTTCAAGGATCAACTCTGGAAGCAAGAGAGATTATGCAGATATTGCCTCATCGTTATCCGTTCCTTTTTGTGGATAGGATTGTTGAATTAGAAGAGGGCAAGCGCGCCGTAGGCATTAAGAATGTTACGATGAACGATAACTTTTTTGTTGGTCATTTTCCTGGTAGGCCTCTTATGCCGGGTGTTTTGATTGTAGAGGCAATGGCGCAGACTGCCGGGATTTTGATGCTCTATCCGCAAGAGAATAGAGGCAAACTTGCCTTTTTTATGGCTATAGATAATGTAAAATTCAGAAAGACAGTTGTCCCGGGTGATACATTATTCTTGGAAGTCGAGTTAGGAAGGATCAAGAAAAAGACAGGCCAGGTGCACACGAAGGCCTTGGTTTCCGGCAAGGTTGTTGCTGAAGCAGATCTGATGTTTGCACTTGTGGAAGCTTAG
- the lpxD gene encoding UDP-3-O-(3-hydroxymyristoyl)glucosamine N-acyltransferase — MQQSLKLNKTLKEIAKLIDGEIVGNADITISGVCGIKEAKKGDITFIANPKYLALMDDTKASAIITDKEVNSASKPIVRVENPSLAFSKVVSFISNDEQVRPKGIHPAAIIGEAVKLGKDVGIGAYVVIEDGCEIGDSTVIYPGCFVGTKTKIGKQTLIYPNVSIREKITIGNRVVIHSGSVIGSEGFGFTTVGGVHQHIPQIGTVVIEDDVDIGSNVTIDRARFDKTIIGKGTKIDNLVQIAHNVIVGENSIIVAQVGISGSTKIGKNVILAGQAGLAGHIEVGDDVIVAGRSGVTKSVPAKTKVFGFPAKPYATAMRIHACVQRLPKLYNKIDELEKQIKELKEEIKRLRKNR, encoded by the coding sequence ATGCAACAGAGTCTTAAATTGAACAAGACATTAAAGGAAATTGCCAAGCTGATTGACGGAGAGATTGTGGGCAATGCCGACATAACTATCAGCGGCGTCTGCGGCATAAAAGAGGCCAAAAAGGGAGATATAACATTTATAGCAAATCCTAAATATCTAGCCTTAATGGATGATACAAAGGCTTCGGCAATAATTACAGATAAAGAAGTAAATAGTGCCTCCAAACCCATTGTTCGGGTAGAAAATCCTTCCTTGGCATTTTCTAAAGTAGTTTCTTTTATTTCTAATGATGAACAGGTCAGGCCTAAGGGTATTCATCCTGCGGCAATTATAGGAGAGGCAGTCAAGTTAGGTAAGGATGTAGGTATTGGCGCCTATGTAGTTATTGAGGATGGGTGCGAGATTGGAGATTCAACAGTTATTTATCCTGGTTGTTTCGTTGGCACTAAGACTAAAATCGGCAAGCAGACACTGATATATCCCAATGTTTCCATAAGAGAAAAGATCACGATCGGCAATAGAGTAGTTATTCACAGCGGTAGTGTTATTGGTTCTGAAGGTTTTGGTTTTACTACAGTTGGAGGGGTACATCAACATATACCCCAGATCGGAACAGTGGTTATTGAGGACGATGTAGATATCGGCTCTAACGTAACAATTGACAGGGCAAGGTTTGATAAAACAATTATTGGTAAGGGCACGAAGATTGATAATCTTGTTCAAATTGCTCATAATGTTATTGTGGGTGAGAATTCAATAATTGTGGCTCAGGTAGGGATTTCCGGAAGCACTAAAATCGGAAAGAATGTAATATTGGCCGGCCAGGCAGGTTTAGCTGGCCACATTGAAGTAGGCGATGACGTTATTGTGGCAGGACGATCTGGAGTGACAAAGTCTGTCCCAGCTAAAACAAAGGTCTTTGGTTTTCCTGCCAAGCCTTATGCTACTGCCATGCGGATTCATGCCTGCGTTCAGAGATTGCCTAAACTTTATAATAAGATAGATGAGTTAGAGAAACAGATTAAAGAGTTAAAAGAGGAGATTAAAAGACTCCGAAAAAATAGGTGA
- a CDS encoding OmpH family outer membrane protein, whose translation MKVTRRVFLLALVLSLVLSYPCLAQDRICSVDLMRILDEYSKRKDFDAELETKMKAKESERNKLIEELKEIQDKITLLSDKEQEKKQKELATKSRNLQEFDQKMRVDLRKLRDEKLREIDADIRKSAEELAKKEACSFVLVDSLFLYGQKNSDITDGIIETLNKKYKK comes from the coding sequence ATGAAAGTAACAAGACGTGTTTTTCTGTTAGCATTGGTATTGAGTTTAGTTCTTTCTTATCCTTGCCTTGCGCAAGATAGGATTTGCTCTGTTGATTTGATGCGTATCTTGGATGAATACAGCAAGCGCAAGGACTTTGATGCTGAGCTTGAGACAAAGATGAAAGCAAAGGAATCAGAACGAAATAAGCTGATAGAGGAATTAAAGGAAATCCAGGATAAGATTACCCTTCTTTCAGATAAAGAGCAGGAGAAAAAACAGAAGGAACTTGCCACCAAGAGCAGAAATCTGCAGGAATTTGATCAGAAGATGCGTGTAGATTTGCGGAAATTAAGAGATGAGAAATTGAGAGAGATTGATGCGGATATCAGAAAGTCTGCAGAGGAGCTCGCAAAGAAGGAAGCATGTTCCTTTGTCTTAGTGGACTCTCTCTTCCTTTATGGCCAAAAAAATAGTGACATAACAGACGGGATTATAGAAACCTTAAACAAAAAATATAAGAAGTAA